Proteins from one Fragaria vesca subsp. vesca linkage group LG6, FraVesHawaii_1.0, whole genome shotgun sequence genomic window:
- the LOC101303258 gene encoding synaptonemal complex protein 2-like translates to MQKLGFPSMRSLDQFKSLSKSASGGPPKTFAYSWRPPESTSSGSLANLKLTAEKLVKEQASVKTDLEMANTKLKKSMEHIRALEEKLQNAFNENAKFKVKQKEDEKLWKGLESKFSSTKTLCDQLTETLQLLAGQVQDAEKDKEAFEGKLSASAVALNGLSQQMNDLSIKLESAEETIRTREKELEQHRFEKEETDKLYKNEQCRTANLIEEKDAMIKNFEETLATNRLATESLNTKLGEVHLDVKIKEDEIRRLIAVQENLESEKHHLHLSNDDLVKRLDMSLLEIKNLEGFVHVLASHLAELDRQSLKFLKKFDKLNSLYEVCFQLVNQERDLSTKLAQRQYDQLHNRFLNLTSEKDAIQLVNQELNNRVMELQKVQESIMKQLSEESRTARERIQKLEFETEALVSKKIETEKLVSELELQIDSLSESSRSSENKMQDLLIKISALETENKDNTEKLQAEIQMKEEQIVGLLKEGETHEQHVDLMDKQVSQLHSTLEEKEQLIVQYKEREKNMEEQITENRASLTAAETRLVENKKQYDLMLESKQLELSRHLKDLSKRNDQAINDIRKKYEVEKVEIVNMEKRKAENVVQEREIECEKKLEKCKEETRQHLMRVQEEHAALVSNLQQEHDKKERSLKAKHSEELKQIQLQAENELREKVTLMRNEYGAQLRALRLQHDDEIKKFEEDLDLQKSKEEKQRALLQLQWKVISDTPEEDQEMNSKKEYSISSRRNPVVKRRGQRSLRRPEHDEKESPLVGATQTPVSTLLKKASENINTPSVMNISKHHKKVIRDEYEVENGNGRTIKRKTRSTVMFEDPRKHKRTTTPKVKSPRGVVKGSNGEGQPRASNIGDLFSEGSLNPYSICI, encoded by the exons ATGCAGAAGCTTGGGTTTCCGAGCATGAGGAGCTTGGATCAGTTCAAGTCCCTCTCCAAATCGGCTTCCGGAGGACCTCCGAAGACATTCGCCTACTCTTGGCGTCCGCCGGAGTCGACCTCGTCGGGAAGCCTCGCGAACTTGAAGCTCACCGCAG AGAAGTTAGTGAAAGAGCAAGCTTCTGTGAAAACAGATCTGGAAATGGCG AACACTAAGCTGAAAAAATCGATGGAGCACATCCGTGCATTAGAGGAAAAATTGCAGAACGCTTTCAATGAAAATGCTAAGTTTAAAGTGAAGCAGAAGGAAGATGAAAAGCTGTGGAAGGGATTAGAGTCTAAGTTTTCATCAACTAAAACATTGTGTGATCAGCTCACAGAAACTTTACAGCTCTTAGCTGGTCAAGTTCAGGATG CCGAGAAAGATAAAGAGGCCTTTGAAGGCAAACTTTCTGCAAGTGCAGTAGCTCTTAATGGTTTGAGTCAACAAATGAATGATCTGTCTATAAAGCTTGAGTCAGCTGAGGAAACTATTAGGACTC GTGAAAAGGAGCTGGAGCAACACAGATTCGAGAAAGAGGAGACAGATAAACTTTACAAAAATGAACAGTGCAGAACAGCAAATCTCATAGAGGAAAAAG ATGCTATGATTAAGAACTTCGAAGAAACTCTAGCAACTAATAGGTTGGCTACGGAGAGTTTGAACACTAAATTGGGTGAGGTGCATCTTGATGTAAAGATAAAAGAGGATGAAATCAGACGTTTGATAGCTGTACAGGAGAACTTGGAATCAGAAAAGCATCATCTCCATTTGAGCAACGATGATCTTGTTAAGAGATTAGATATGTCACTCCTAGAGATAAAAAACCTTGAAGGTTTTGTTCATGTGTTGGCTTCACATTTGGCTGAATTGGATAGACAAAGTTTGAAATTCCTGAAAAAGTTTGATAAGCTAAATTCTCTTTATGAGGTGTGCTTCCAGTTGGTCAATCAGGAGAGAGACCTTTCTACGAAGCTTGCTCAGAGACAGTATGATCAACTGCACAACAGGTTCTTGAACTTAACATCAGAAAAAGATGCTATACAATTGGTAAATCAGGAGTTGAACAACAGGGTCATGGAACTTCAGAAAGTTCAGGAGTCTATTATGAAACAACTTTCAGAGGAAAGCCGTACAGCCAGAGAGAGGATACAGAAGTTGGAGTTTGAAACTGAAGCTCTGGTCTCTAAGAAGATTGAAACAGAAAAGTTGGTGTCTGAATTAGAACTGCAGATTGATTCTCTGTCAGAAAGTTCAAGATCATCTGAGAATAAAATG CAAGATCTGCTGATCAAAATCTCAGCACTAGAAACTGAGAATAAAGATAATACAGAGAAACTACAGGCAGAGATACAGATGAAAGAGGAGCAAATAGTCGGTTTACTGAAGGAAGGTGAAACACATGAGCAGCATGTAGATTTGATGGATAAACAAGTCAGCCAGCTTCATAGCACACTAGAGGAAAAGGAGCAACTTATTGTGCAATATAAGGAACGAGAGAAGAATATGGAAGAGCAGATCACAGAG AATCGTGCATCGCTGACTGCTGCCGAAACTAGACTCGTGGAAAATAAGAAGCAATATGACCTCATGCTTGAGAGTAAACAACTAGAACTGTCAAGGCATTTGAAAGACCTATCAAAGAGGAATGATCAG GCAATTAATGACATCCGGAAGAAGTACGAGGTGGAGAAGGTGGAGATAGTTAACATGGAAAAACGAAAG GCAGAAAATGTTGTTCAAGAAAGGGAGATAGAATGTGAGAAAAAACTTGAAAAATGCAAAGAAGAAACTAGGCAGCATTTGATGCGTGTTCAGGAGGAACATGCTGCTCTG GTCAGTAATCTTCAGCAGGAACATGATAAAAAGGAACGAAGTCTGAAAGCTAAACACAGTGAAGAGCTAAAGCAGATCCAACTTCAAGCTGAAAACGAGTTGAGAGAA AAAGTAACATTGATGAGGAATGAATATGGAGCCCAACTGAGAGCTTTGAGGCTTCAGCATGATGATGAGATTAAGAAGTTTGAGGAGGACCTGGATCTTCAAAAGTCCAAA GAGGAGAAGCAGAGGGCATTGCTGCAACTGCAATGGAAAGTTATTAGTGATACGCCAGAGGAGGACCAAGAAATGAATTCAAAGAAG GAGTACTCAATTTCATCGAGGAGAAACCCTGTTGTTAAAAGGAGAGGTCAGCGTTCTCTGAGAAGACCGGAGCATGATGAGAAG GAGTCACCTCTAGTGGGAGCAACACAAACACCAGTATCAACACTGTTGAAGAAAGCTTCGGAGAATATCAATACACCAAGTGTAATGAATATCTCAAAGCACCACAAAAAG
- the LOC101299601 gene encoding F-box protein CPR30-like, with product MLWNPCTGEYHVLPKPPFYPSYPRFCGFGYDSTTDDYKLLLGSYYSANEFVLVFTLKTGSWRKLEGVNSYFGVDTMGYCKKGCLVNEALHWVLAELDKSDDDVGYFASKIVSFDLAEETFHEIPFPYPPNPVNRREWSELIAAVGILDNCLTLGFQSIDALAGRSLNMWVMKDYGVKESWTEVVNIPSGVIEGGYKCISQNGEALFRLKNRHPWGLVMCNPMEKTFKILFGLDDTATYVESLVSPLMGSTNGASL from the coding sequence ATGTTATGGAACCCTTGTACTGGAGAATATCATGTGCTACCAAAACCTCCCTTTTATCCTTCCTATCCACGTTTTTGCGGGTTCGGCTATGATTCAACCACTGATGATTACAAACTTTTACTGGGTAGCTATTACTCTGCTAATGAGTTTGTTCTTGTCTTTACTCTCAAAACGGGTTCATGGAGGAAGCTTGAAGGGGTCAATAGCTATTTCGGGGTGGATACGATGGGGTATTGTAAAAAAGGGTGTTTAGTTAACGAAGCCCTCCATTGGGTACTGGCTGAACTGGATAAGTCGGATGACGACGTTGGTTATTTTGCTTCAAAAATAGTGTCGTTTGATTTAGCTGAGGAGACATTTCATGAGATTCCATTCCCGTACCCTCCCAATCCAGTAAACAGGCGCGAATGGAGTGAATTGATTGCTGCAGTTGGAATTCTCGATAATTGCCTAACCCTGGGCTTTCAATCCATCGATGCCTTAGCTGGCCGCAGTCTAAATATGTGGGTGATGAAGGACTATGGAGTTAAGGAATCTTGGACCGAAGTCGTAAACATCCCATCCGGGGTTATAGAAGGAGGGTATAAGTGCATTTCTCAGAATGGTGAAGCTTTGTTCCGTTTGAAAAATAGACACCCCTGGGGCCTGGTAATGTGTAATCCCATGGAGAAGACGTTTAAGATTTTGTTTGGACTTGATGATACAGCTACTTATGTAGAGAGTTTAGTTTCACCATTAATGGGCAGTACTAATGGTGCAAGCTTGTAA